The following are from one region of the Baumannia cicadellinicola str. Hc (Homalodisca coagulata) genome:
- a CDS encoding phosphoglycerate kinase, which translates to MAVTKITDLNLKNKRVLIRADLNVPIKDGQITSYARINASLPTIITVLKQGAASVMVTSHLGRPTEGQYDENLSLYRVVNYLQQKISIPVRLIKDYLNGISFTEKQLLVLENVRFNKGETKNDETLAKQYAALCDIFIMDAFGTAHRAHASTYGIAKYAPLVCAGLLLYNELEVLSKALNQPVRPMVAIVGGSKVSTKLMLLNKLSKISDHLIVGGGIANTFLAAQGYNVGQSLLEPNLINKAKQLLKYKNILLPTDVRVSQELDNAATLKHIREVGNNEKIFDIGDESANRFAKILQQAKTILWNGPVGAFELTHFRQGTKILANAIVSSNAFSIAGGGDTLAAIDYFNLNDKISYLSTGGGAFLSFIEGKTLPAVAMLIERNKNN; encoded by the coding sequence ATGGCAGTAACTAAAATAACAGATTTAAATCTAAAGAATAAGCGTGTTTTAATTCGTGCTGATTTAAATGTACCCATCAAAGATGGGCAAATTACTTCTTATGCGCGTATTAATGCATCCTTACCTACTATAATAACAGTACTCAAACAAGGAGCTGCAAGTGTAATGGTTACTTCTCATCTAGGTAGACCTACTGAAGGTCAATACGATGAGAATTTATCTCTATATAGAGTAGTTAATTATCTACAACAAAAAATATCAATTCCAGTTAGGCTCATAAAAGATTACCTAAATGGGATTAGTTTCACAGAAAAACAGCTGTTAGTGCTAGAAAATGTTCGTTTTAATAAAGGTGAAACAAAGAATGATGAAACACTAGCTAAACAATATGCAGCATTATGTGATATATTTATTATGGACGCTTTTGGTACTGCTCATAGAGCTCATGCTTCAACTTATGGCATAGCAAAATATGCTCCTCTAGTTTGTGCTGGTTTATTATTATACAATGAGTTAGAAGTACTAAGTAAAGCTTTAAATCAACCGGTACGTCCAATGGTTGCTATTGTTGGTGGTTCAAAAGTTTCGACAAAACTAATGTTGTTAAATAAACTATCTAAAATATCTGATCACCTAATAGTAGGTGGCGGTATTGCAAATACTTTCCTTGCAGCACAAGGTTATAATGTTGGCCAATCTTTATTAGAACCAAATTTAATTAATAAAGCAAAACAGTTACTAAAATATAAAAATATTTTATTACCTACCGATGTACGTGTATCTCAGGAATTAGATAATGCTGCAACTTTAAAGCATATCCGAGAAGTCGGTAATAATGAAAAAATTTTTGATATCGGTGATGAATCTGCTAATAGATTTGCAAAAATATTACAACAAGCCAAAACCATTCTATGGAATGGTCCAGTTGGCGCATTTGAATTGACTCACTTTCGTCAAGGTACTAAAATATTAGCTAATGCTATTGTTAGCAGTAATGCTTTTTCTATTGCTGGTGGTGGAGATACACTAGCTGCTATAGATTATTTTAATCTTAATGATAAGATTTCCTACCTTTCAACCGGTGGAGGTGCTTTTCTATCATTTATTGAAGGTAAAACTCTGCCTGCAGTAGCTATGCTCATAGAACGTAACAAAAATAATTAG
- the fbaA gene encoding class II fructose-bisphosphate aldolase: MSKIFAFLKPGVITGDDVQLVFAIAKENKLALPAINCINTDSINAALEAAVKVRAPLIIQFSYGGAAFMAGTGINPIKQNAAVLGAISGALYVHYIAEHYNIPVMLHTDHCVKKNLAWLDELLIADKKYFITTGKPLFSSHMIDLSQESLEDNINISTEYLTKMDEINLTLEIELGCTGGEEDGIDHSNIDQSMLYTQPKDVAYAYEKLQNISQRFIIAATFGNTHGVYKPGNVQLQPKILYQSQKLVSKKFKLPDNYLNFVFHGGSGSSIEEIKEAIGYGVVKMNIDTDIQWATWNGILQYYKRNKGYLQSQLGNIHDAYKPNKKFYDPRVWIRAGQISMVNRIKLAFQELNAINLL; this comes from the coding sequence ATGTCTAAAATTTTTGCTTTCCTCAAACCTGGAGTAATTACAGGTGATGATGTTCAGTTAGTATTTGCTATAGCAAAAGAGAATAAATTGGCTTTACCAGCTATTAACTGTATAAATACAGATTCTATCAATGCGGCATTAGAAGCAGCTGTTAAAGTAAGAGCCCCTCTTATTATACAATTTTCCTATGGAGGAGCTGCTTTTATGGCTGGTACAGGTATTAATCCTATAAAACAAAATGCAGCAGTATTAGGAGCCATATCCGGAGCATTATACGTACATTATATAGCCGAACATTATAATATTCCTGTAATGTTACATACTGATCATTGTGTAAAAAAAAATTTAGCTTGGCTTGATGAGCTACTTATAGCTGATAAAAAATATTTTATTACTACAGGTAAGCCTCTTTTTTCCTCACATATGATAGATCTTTCTCAAGAATCATTAGAAGATAATATAAACATTAGTACAGAATACTTAACTAAAATGGATGAAATCAACCTTACATTAGAAATAGAATTAGGATGTACTGGCGGAGAAGAAGATGGTATTGACCATAGTAATATAGATCAATCAATGTTATATACACAACCTAAAGACGTTGCTTATGCCTATGAAAAATTACAAAATATTAGCCAAAGATTTATAATTGCAGCAACTTTTGGGAATACACATGGTGTTTATAAGCCAGGTAATGTACAACTTCAGCCTAAAATCCTTTATCAATCTCAGAAACTAGTTTCTAAAAAATTTAAACTACCGGATAATTATCTAAATTTCGTTTTTCATGGAGGTTCTGGTTCTTCTATAGAAGAAATAAAAGAAGCTATTGGTTATGGTGTAGTTAAAATGAATATTGATACAGATATTCAGTGGGCTACTTGGAACGGTATTTTACAATATTATAAGAGAAACAAAGGTTATCTACAAAGTCAATTAGGTAATATACATGATGCTTATAAACCAAATAAAAAGTTTTATGATCCACGTGTTTGGATTCGTGCTGGACAAATATCTATGGTTAATCGAATTAAATTAGCTTTTCAAGAACTTAATGCTATTAATTTATTATAA
- a CDS encoding 5-formyltetrahydrofolate cyclo-ligase, which produces MDKYLKRQSIRDNVRMQRRMLTKKQQYQYAKMLALRALKDKRIQRANKLAIFLSFDNEINTNLLINMLWKETKIVYLPVLHPFAPGHLLFMQYNPNTPLVINRLNIYEPQLDVTTLLLLNQLDICFIPLVAFDNYGNRLGMGGGFYDRMLYSWYTGEFTFCPIGLAYDCQYQTEAIPTEKWDIPLPEVITPSCHWHWNIALK; this is translated from the coding sequence ATGGATAAATATCTTAAACGTCAAAGTATACGAGATAATGTTCGTATGCAACGTCGTATGTTAACTAAAAAACAGCAATATCAATATGCTAAAATGCTTGCATTAAGAGCATTAAAAGATAAAAGAATCCAACGAGCAAATAAATTAGCAATATTTTTATCTTTTGATAATGAAATTAATACTAATTTATTAATTAATATGTTATGGAAAGAAACTAAAATAGTTTATCTACCTGTATTACACCCTTTTGCTCCTGGTCATTTACTTTTTATGCAATATAACCCTAATACACCATTAGTAATTAACCGTCTTAACATTTATGAACCACAGTTAGATGTAACAACATTATTATTACTAAACCAGCTAGATATTTGCTTTATTCCACTAGTAGCTTTTGATAATTATGGTAATAGACTAGGTATGGGTGGTGGTTTTTATGATCGTATGTTATACTCTTGGTATACGGGTGAGTTTACTTTTTGTCCAATTGGTTTAGCTTATGATTGTCAATATCAAACAGAAGCTATACCTACTGAAAAATGGGATATCCCTTTGCCAGAAGTTATTACTCCTTCTTGTCATTGGCATTGGAATATAGCGTTAAAATAA
- the cgtA gene encoding Obg family GTPase CgtA, with product MKFIDEATIIVAAGDGGNGCISFRREKYIPFGPAEGGDGGNGGNVWLQADENLNTLIDYHFQHNFHAENGKHGQGKNFTGKCGKDLTIKVPIGTRVVDQNTNEILGDLIVHQQYLLVAKGGLRGLGNNHFKSSANCTPRKKTNGTKGEIRRLQLELILLADVGLLGLPNVGKSTLIRAVSAAKPKVANYPFTTLVPNLGVVQVHKKQSFIIADIPGLIKGAADGAGLGIRFLKHLERCRILLHLIDLAPADQSSPVENASIIINELKRYSEKLATKPSWLVFNKLDLIDKREALNIAQTISDALNQKHNYYLISAMNHQGIKTLCRDIMLFINKNK from the coding sequence ATGAAATTTATTGATGAAGCAACTATTATAGTTGCTGCTGGTGATGGTGGTAATGGTTGTATAAGTTTTCGTCGTGAAAAATATATCCCTTTTGGTCCTGCAGAAGGCGGAGACGGTGGTAATGGTGGTAACGTATGGTTACAAGCAGATGAGAATCTAAATACCCTTATTGATTATCATTTTCAACATAATTTCCATGCTGAAAATGGAAAACATGGACAAGGAAAAAATTTTACTGGTAAATGTGGTAAAGATCTTACTATTAAAGTTCCTATTGGTACTAGAGTTGTTGATCAGAATACTAATGAAATACTTGGTGATTTAATAGTACATCAACAGTACTTATTAGTTGCTAAAGGTGGATTACGAGGGTTAGGTAATAATCATTTTAAATCATCTGCTAATTGTACACCACGCAAAAAAACTAATGGAACTAAAGGTGAGATTCGTAGGCTACAGTTAGAGTTAATATTATTAGCTGATGTTGGGTTATTAGGTCTACCTAATGTTGGTAAGTCAACATTAATTCGAGCTGTATCTGCTGCAAAACCTAAGGTTGCTAATTATCCCTTTACCACTCTAGTTCCTAATCTAGGGGTAGTACAAGTTCATAAGAAGCAAAGTTTTATTATTGCTGATATTCCAGGATTAATTAAAGGTGCTGCAGATGGTGCAGGTCTTGGTATTAGATTTTTAAAGCATCTAGAACGTTGTCGAATTCTTTTGCATCTTATTGATTTAGCACCTGCTGATCAATCTTCTCCTGTAGAAAACGCTTCCATTATTATAAATGAGTTAAAGCGTTATAGCGAAAAGCTAGCTACTAAACCAAGCTGGTTAGTTTTTAATAAATTAGACTTAATCGATAAAAGAGAAGCTCTTAATATAGCGCAAACTATTAGCGATGCTCTTAACCAGAAACATAACTATTACCTTATTTCAGCAATGAATCATCAAGGTATTAAAACTTTGTGTAGAGATATAATGTTATTTATAAATAAAAACAAATAA
- the dacB gene encoding serine-type D-Ala-D-Ala carboxypeptidase — MRFTKIIICLISVVTFSAQATTIKKYISFLPKGTNLALMVQKVGAQYPIIDYHSQQLSQPASTIKLLTALAALLQLGPTYRFQTFFETAVLPTTGILHGDLIARFGGDPTMTSKRLRVMVAKLRKEGIKQITGNLIIDTSIFINDDRAPGWRWSDLTKCFSTPPGAAIIDHNCFSILLYSGKTIGDKANIKISSYYPVHIFSQVRTLASRSKEYCKLNIIPDKLNSFKLTGCMTYRNKPLPLTFAVQDGAYYVGSILQKEFKQANIVFNGTILHKNILKKQSHVLVQSSSAPLHNLLHIMLKKSDNLIADTVFRIIGHEFFQAPSNWSTSSDAVRKIIQQQTGINLGNTIQVDGSGLSRHNLISPAIMMRILQYIGEHDKQLNFISMLPLAGYDGTLTYRTSLHKAGVYGKLSAKTGSLQNVYNLAGFLTTSRGQRLAFVQYLSGYTTSTKNISARKIPLICFEHQLYKDLYQQN; from the coding sequence ATGCGTTTTACAAAAATTATTATATGTTTGATTAGTGTTGTAACATTTTCAGCACAAGCTACTACGATTAAAAAATATATTTCATTTTTACCAAAAGGCACTAATCTAGCGCTTATGGTACAAAAAGTTGGAGCTCAATATCCTATTATTGATTATCATAGTCAGCAGTTATCACAACCTGCTAGTACAATAAAATTATTAACTGCGCTAGCAGCATTACTACAACTAGGACCTACTTATCGTTTTCAAACTTTCTTTGAAACAGCTGTTTTGCCAACTACAGGAATATTGCACGGCGACTTAATTGCTCGTTTTGGCGGTGATCCAACTATGACAAGTAAAAGATTACGTGTTATGGTTGCAAAACTACGTAAAGAAGGCATTAAACAAATAACAGGCAACTTAATCATCGATACATCAATATTTATTAATGACGATAGAGCTCCAGGTTGGAGATGGAGTGATCTAACTAAATGCTTTAGTACTCCACCAGGAGCTGCTATTATTGATCATAACTGCTTTAGTATTTTACTTTACAGCGGAAAGACTATAGGTGATAAGGCTAATATTAAGATTTCTTCTTACTATCCTGTACATATATTTAGTCAAGTACGCACGCTTGCAAGCCGATCAAAAGAATACTGTAAACTTAATATTATACCTGATAAACTAAATAGTTTTAAATTAACTGGCTGTATGACGTACCGTAATAAACCACTACCATTAACATTTGCAGTACAGGATGGAGCATACTATGTAGGTTCTATCTTACAGAAAGAATTTAAACAGGCAAATATAGTATTTAATGGTACTATTTTACATAAAAATATACTTAAAAAACAAAGTCATGTTCTTGTACAATCATCGTCTGCGCCATTACATAATTTATTACATATAATGCTAAAAAAATCTGATAATTTGATCGCAGATACGGTTTTTCGTATAATAGGTCATGAATTTTTTCAAGCTCCTAGTAACTGGAGTACTAGTTCTGACGCTGTTCGCAAAATTATACAACAGCAAACAGGCATAAACCTTGGTAATACTATTCAGGTTGATGGATCTGGTTTATCACGCCATAATCTCATTTCTCCTGCTATAATGATGCGTATTCTCCAATATATAGGAGAACATGATAAACAATTAAATTTTATTTCTATGCTACCATTAGCTGGTTATGATGGTACACTTACATATCGTACTAGCCTACATAAAGCAGGAGTATATGGTAAACTATCAGCTAAAACTGGTTCATTGCAAAATGTCTACAATTTAGCTGGTTTTTTAACTACTTCTCGTGGCCAACGTTTGGCTTTCGTTCAATATTTATCTGGGTATACTACTTCTACTAAAAATATATCAGCACGTAAAATACCATTAATATGTTTTGAACATCAGCTATATAAAGATCTTTATCAGCAAAACTAA
- the thiD gene encoding bifunctional hydroxymethylpyrimidine kinase/phosphomethylpyrimidine kinase, with protein sequence MKKINNILSIAGTDPSSGAGIQADLKTFSALGTYGASVITCIIAQNTYGIQAIYPLSGDCVTEQLNSVFNDIQIDSVKIGLLCQATTIRVVSALLENHSIPWIVLDTVMKAKSGDQLLAKDDIKILQNKLLPLASIITPNLPEAAVLLGCKLAKNEDQMCLQGRQLLNYGCKAVLMKGGHLISIDSPDWLVTSEQEVRFTSPRVQTKNTHGTGCTFSAAIAALRPRYDNWKQTIEVAKNWLQKAILHADKLHVGQGKGPIHHFYKWW encoded by the coding sequence ATGAAAAAGATAAATAATATCTTAAGTATTGCTGGGACTGATCCTAGTAGTGGAGCAGGGATTCAAGCAGATTTAAAGACTTTTTCCGCTTTAGGTACTTATGGGGCTTCAGTTATTACATGTATTATTGCTCAAAATACATATGGCATACAGGCAATATATCCTCTTAGTGGAGATTGTGTTACTGAACAACTAAATTCTGTTTTTAATGATATACAAATTGATAGTGTTAAAATTGGCTTATTATGTCAAGCAACTACTATTCGTGTAGTTTCTGCTCTTCTCGAAAATCATTCGATTCCTTGGATAGTATTAGATACTGTTATGAAAGCTAAAAGCGGTGATCAACTTCTAGCTAAAGATGATATTAAGATTTTACAAAATAAATTATTACCACTTGCATCTATTATTACGCCAAATTTACCAGAAGCAGCGGTATTATTAGGTTGTAAACTTGCAAAAAATGAGGATCAGATGTGCCTACAAGGTAGACAACTATTAAATTATGGTTGTAAAGCTGTGTTAATGAAAGGAGGACACTTAATAAGCATTGATAGTCCTGACTGGTTAGTTACTTCTGAACAAGAGGTACGTTTTACTAGTCCACGTGTACAGACTAAAAATACCCACGGTACAGGATGTACTTTTTCTGCTGCTATTGCAGCATTACGTCCACGTTACGATAATTGGAAGCAAACAATAGAAGTTGCAAAAAATTGGTTACAAAAAGCAATATTACATGCAGATAAACTACATGTAGGACAAGGAAAAGGACCAATTCATCATTTCTATAAGTGGTGGTGA
- the rlmE gene encoding 23S rRNA (uridine(2552)-2'-O)-methyltransferase RlmE: protein MCAKKRSASSNRWLQESLKDKYVVQAQKKGLRSRAWFKLDQIQKSDRLFQPYMTIIDLGAAPGSWSQYVTTQIGKNGHVIACDLRYMSPLSGVDFIQGDFCNKQVLQAILQRLENKKAQVILSDMSPNFSGKPEIDIPKSMYLVEKALKMCRYLLIPGGTFIVKVFQGDGFYEYICSMHALFNTVKIIKPDASRSRSREVYLIAKGHKI, encoded by the coding sequence ATGTGTGCTAAAAAACGTTCTGCTAGTTCTAATCGCTGGCTCCAAGAATCTTTAAAAGATAAATATGTTGTGCAAGCACAAAAAAAAGGACTACGTTCACGTGCTTGGTTTAAACTAGATCAAATACAAAAAAGTGATAGGTTATTTCAACCATACATGACTATTATAGATCTTGGTGCAGCACCTGGTAGTTGGTCACAATATGTAACTACTCAAATTGGAAAAAATGGGCATGTTATTGCTTGTGATTTACGTTATATGTCTCCTTTATCTGGAGTGGATTTTATCCAAGGAGATTTTTGTAATAAACAAGTATTACAAGCAATACTTCAACGATTAGAAAACAAAAAAGCACAGGTAATATTATCAGATATGTCTCCTAATTTTAGTGGGAAACCAGAGATAGATATACCAAAATCGATGTATCTAGTAGAAAAAGCATTAAAAATGTGCCGGTATCTTTTAATACCTGGTGGTACTTTTATAGTAAAAGTATTTCAGGGAGATGGTTTTTATGAGTATATATGTAGCATGCATGCCTTATTTAATACAGTAAAGATTATTAAACCAGATGCTTCACGTTCACGTTCTCGTGAAGTTTACCTTATAGCAAAGGGGCACAAAATATAA
- the rpiA gene encoding ribose-5-phosphate isomerase RpiA — translation MMHEKLKKAVGWAALEYVSSGMIIGVGTGSTTDHFIDALGTVKHKIEGVVSSSEQSTTKLKSMGILLFNLNDVDGLDIYVDGTDEINSNMQMIKGGGAALTREKVLAAAANKFICIADTSKQVDILGNFPLPIEVIPMAHAWVARELVHLTGGLPKYRQGVITDNGNIILDIYNLKILDAIALEKIINNIPGVVTVGLFANRCADIALISSDLGIEEISRSIK, via the coding sequence ATGATGCATGAAAAGCTCAAAAAAGCTGTTGGCTGGGCAGCATTAGAATATGTAAGTTCTGGGATGATTATTGGGGTAGGAACAGGTTCTACTACTGATCACTTTATCGATGCACTAGGTACAGTAAAGCATAAAATTGAAGGTGTAGTATCCAGTTCTGAACAGTCAACTACTAAGCTAAAAAGTATGGGAATACTACTTTTTAACCTAAATGATGTAGATGGTTTAGATATATACGTTGATGGTACTGACGAAATAAATAGTAATATGCAGATGATAAAAGGTGGTGGTGCAGCTCTAACACGTGAAAAAGTTCTTGCAGCTGCAGCAAATAAATTTATCTGTATTGCAGATACTAGCAAACAAGTTGATATTTTAGGCAACTTTCCTTTGCCTATTGAAGTAATTCCAATGGCCCATGCTTGGGTAGCACGAGAATTAGTGCATTTGACCGGTGGTTTACCTAAATATCGTCAAGGTGTCATAACTGATAATGGTAATATTATTTTAGATATATATAACTTAAAAATTTTAGATGCTATTGCATTAGAAAAAATTATTAATAATATACCAGGTGTTGTTACTGTTGGGCTTTTTGCTAATCGTTGTGCTGATATAGCACTTATTAGCAGTGATCTGGGTATTGAAGAAATAAGTAGATCTATCAAATAG
- the greA gene encoding transcription elongation factor GreA produces MNQIPMTLRGAEQLREELNYLKNVRRPEIIRNIAEAREYGDLKENAEYHAAREQQGFCEGRIQEIESKLSHAQIIDVTKLFPSGKVVFGVTVSVQNLNINEEQTYRIVGDDEANFKHNLISISSPIARGLIGKKKGDIVLIKTPRGEVKYQILKIEYL; encoded by the coding sequence ATGAATCAAATACCCATGACTTTACGCGGGGCTGAACAACTACGAGAAGAACTAAATTATTTGAAAAATGTACGTCGTCCTGAAATTATTCGCAATATTGCAGAAGCTCGTGAATATGGAGATCTAAAAGAAAATGCTGAATATCATGCAGCACGCGAACAGCAAGGGTTTTGCGAAGGTAGAATCCAAGAGATTGAATCTAAGCTTTCTCATGCACAGATTATTGATGTTACTAAACTATTTCCTAGTGGAAAAGTAGTTTTCGGTGTCACAGTTAGCGTACAGAATTTAAATATTAATGAGGAACAGACTTATCGTATAGTTGGTGATGATGAAGCAAATTTTAAACACAATCTCATTTCTATTAGTTCACCAATAGCTCGTGGCTTAATTGGTAAAAAAAAAGGTGATATTGTTTTAATAAAAACACCTAGAGGTGAAGTCAAGTACCAGATTTTAAAAATTGAATATCTTTAA
- the rpmA gene encoding 50S ribosomal protein L27, with the protein MAHKKAGGSTRNGRDSESKRLGVKIFGHQIAKAGSIIIRQRGTKFHPGTNVGCGKDHTLFALTKGKVHFQTKKGNRKFISIITE; encoded by the coding sequence ATGGCACATAAAAAGGCTGGTGGTTCTACACGTAATGGTCGTGACTCAGAGAGTAAACGATTAGGTGTAAAAATTTTTGGTCATCAAATAGCAAAAGCAGGTAGTATTATTATTCGTCAACGTGGAACGAAATTCCACCCTGGAACTAACGTAGGATGTGGTAAAGATCATACTCTTTTTGCCCTAACTAAAGGAAAAGTGCACTTTCAAACTAAAAAAGGTAATCGTAAGTTTATAAGTATTATAACAGAATGA
- the guaA gene encoding glutamine-hydrolyzing GMP synthase: MIENIYTSRILILNFGSQYAQLLVRRVRELGVYCELRAWDITEAQIREFAPNGIILSGGPESTLTIDSPRASPYIFMAGVPVLGVCYGMQTIAIQLGGKVNQDMLRREFGYAQVVIIADSPLTRNIQDLINNNQPILNVWMSHSDNITSIPPDFIIVGRTTTCPFAIIANEKKRFYGIQFHPEVTHTCQGHNILKRFVLDICSCQGRWTPNNIKENIINHIKEQVGKENVVLGLSGGVDSTVTAMLLHYAIGVNLTCIFIDNGLLRYNEASNIREIFSKNLSLNIIYVRSEDRFLRALAGIYNPEEKRKIIGRLFSEIFEEQARSLTKTATWLAQGTIYPDIIESAISHVSLTNVIKSHHNVGGLPNTLNLKLIEPLKNLFKDEVRKIGLELGLPFHMLYRHPFPGPGLGIRILGEVKKEDCDLLRKADLIFIEELYKAKLYYKVSQAFAVLLPIYSVGVMGDSRKYERVISLRAVETIDFMTANWSHLSYDFLELVSNRIINEIDGISRVVYDISGKPPATIEWE; encoded by the coding sequence ATGATAGAAAATATCTATACATCAAGAATTCTTATTCTTAACTTTGGTTCTCAGTATGCTCAATTATTAGTTCGTCGAGTACGTGAATTAGGAGTATATTGTGAACTTAGAGCTTGGGATATAACTGAAGCACAAATACGTGAGTTTGCTCCTAATGGAATTATTCTTTCTGGTGGTCCAGAAAGTACTCTAACAATAGATAGTCCTCGAGCATCACCATATATTTTTATGGCTGGCGTACCTGTATTAGGTGTTTGCTATGGCATGCAAACAATAGCTATACAACTTGGTGGAAAAGTAAATCAGGATATGCTAAGACGCGAATTTGGTTATGCTCAGGTAGTTATAATAGCTGATAGTCCGCTAACAAGAAACATTCAAGACCTGATCAATAATAATCAACCAATATTAAATGTATGGATGAGTCATAGCGATAATATAACCTCTATTCCACCAGATTTTATTATTGTTGGTAGAACTACTACTTGTCCATTTGCTATTATTGCTAATGAAAAAAAACGTTTTTATGGTATACAATTTCACCCTGAAGTTACTCATACTTGTCAGGGACATAATATACTAAAACGCTTTGTACTAGATATATGTTCTTGTCAAGGAAGATGGACACCTAATAATATTAAAGAAAACATAATTAACCATATTAAAGAACAGGTAGGTAAAGAAAATGTAGTTCTAGGATTATCAGGTGGTGTCGATTCTACAGTAACAGCAATGTTACTACATTATGCTATAGGTGTGAATCTTACGTGTATTTTTATTGATAATGGCTTACTGCGCTATAATGAAGCAAGTAATATACGAGAAATATTCAGTAAGAACTTGAGCCTGAATATTATTTATGTTAGATCTGAAGATCGTTTTTTGAGAGCACTAGCTGGTATTTATAATCCTGAAGAAAAAAGAAAAATTATCGGAAGATTATTTAGTGAAATTTTTGAAGAACAAGCTAGAAGCTTAACCAAAACAGCAACTTGGCTAGCGCAAGGTACTATATATCCCGATATAATAGAATCTGCTATATCTCATGTTAGTTTAACTAATGTGATAAAATCACATCATAATGTAGGTGGTTTGCCTAATACTTTAAATTTGAAGCTCATAGAACCTTTAAAAAACTTATTTAAAGATGAAGTACGTAAAATAGGTTTAGAACTTGGATTACCGTTTCATATGCTTTATCGTCATCCTTTTCCAGGACCTGGATTAGGAATAAGAATATTAGGAGAAGTAAAAAAGGAAGATTGTGATTTGCTACGGAAAGCAGATTTAATTTTCATAGAAGAACTTTATAAGGCTAAACTCTACTATAAAGTAAGTCAAGCTTTTGCGGTTTTACTACCTATATATTCAGTTGGAGTGATGGGTGATAGCCGTAAATATGAAAGAGTCATTTCACTTCGTGCAGTAGAAACAATTGATTTTATGACTGCTAATTGGTCTCATTTATCTTATGATTTTTTAGAACTGGTATCTAATCGTATTATTAATGAAATTGATGGTATATCTCGTGTAGTATATGATATTTCAGGTAAACCACCTGCAACTATTGAATGGGAATGA
- the rplU gene encoding 50S ribosomal protein L21: MYAIFQSGGKQYQVKEGQTIRLEKLNVATGSTIEFHDIMMINDEDNIYIGDPILHNSKITAKVIAHGRSKKLHIIKFRRRKHFRKHQSHRQWFTDLEIINVSY, encoded by the coding sequence ATGTACGCAATTTTTCAAAGTGGTGGTAAACAATATCAAGTAAAAGAAGGTCAAACTATCCGCCTTGAAAAACTAAATGTTGCAACAGGTAGTACTATTGAGTTTCATGATATCATGATGATTAATGATGAAGATAATATTTATATTGGTGATCCTATTCTTCATAATAGTAAAATTACGGCAAAAGTAATTGCTCATGGTCGTAGTAAAAAATTACATATTATTAAGTTTCGTCGTCGTAAACATTTTCGCAAACATCAGAGTCATCGTCAGTGGTTTACTGACCTTGAAATTATTAATGTTAGTTATTAA